A window of Ipomoea triloba cultivar NCNSP0323 chromosome 2, ASM357664v1 contains these coding sequences:
- the LOC116010504 gene encoding zinc finger protein BRUTUS-like At1g18910 isoform X1 has translation MGGGEPETEEDSLPPSLAALKLVDSPILFLAVFHKVLRSELAQLRRLAVEAVSGNGSLGLDLVDELRRRFQFLKLVCKYHCAAEDEVIFLALDAHVKNVVCTYSLEHRSIDDLFVSIFHYLDLLKKESENLLNLFKELIICIGTLWTIMSQHMLKEEEQIFPLLVQQFSPKEQAKLVWQYLCSVPIILLEEFLPWLTTTLSSDQKNDFLECISVIVPDEKLLQEVVIYWLESNKSCHFEAHNKYGKGAQIYYGPANFKGMLKLYPPKIHSSENQLKGTYLCQQTSTHGPIDGISLWHAAIRRNFKEILAELHQLQNSSSIMSLSSLVIQLKFFVDILAFYSYALDKLFYPLLEEIAETGLSPFYDHLIHESQIEGLTKLLFSKLEEGLQSNFIEMLCQELESVAGLINKRLIILEKEVISLISETCSHELQIWLLYSSLHMMPLGLLKCMVTWFSSHLSEDEYKAILNKIKMGNSAMHGPFASLLSEWIRTGCSGKISIEKFVEDLEELFSSRSYFCSELTMENSGNSCSQLDKQPSNKCSAVQLGANSTMKANHNVCNTLTMIDNVSYSNGISLHMFFSDTLKKLASLPETVECSSSCTSVNLDLRPMDCFYLFHKALKKDLDYLVFLSGKLGEDVGILTDFERRFRLVMFLFQNHSNSEDEIAFPALESKGKLQNISHSYAIDHRFEAEQFNKISLVLDEIFKLQLQVDKLDQRMLKYSQLCLKLHSACISMCKVLSDHMHREEVELWPLFSEYFSIKEQEKILGHMLGKTKAEILQEMIPWLMESLTEEEQHAMMSLWRKATKNTKFEEWLGEWWEGIKEYRTPKIEQRPNASHPLDIDPLEVVSTYLMKGRVELQEVGSNKDTELQKDGYSDSEINTLGFISTNETQVSNKNQSSYQSQEVVKLASKIEKNRDSKTFDCTTQNNRVSHIASESQKLKVEDDSLVISQEELLAVIRRVSNDSSLDSKKKQYIMQSLLMSQWIVTQKKSHSVAVATNEKEEALGLSPAYRDSQNLIFGCKHYKRNCKLLAPCCNKLYTCIRCHDELTDHSLDRRTITEMMCMKCLLIQPIGPNCSTPTCKKLFMARYYCRICKLFDDAKQIYHCPYCNLCRVGKGLGIDYFHCMNCNACMSRSLSVHVCREKCFEDNCPICHEYIFTSTSPVKALPCGHVMHSACFQDYTCTHYICPICSKSLGDMQVYFKMLDTLLAEEKIPEEYAGQTQAILCNDCEKRASNRVTLAIFLLTLDGFYKLTLVRLKQAAALFNSFSETCSTDCAISFNEDSELHKGDEWHQASACNF, from the exons ATGGGCGGCGGAGAACCCGAGACGGAGGAGGATTCCCTGCCTCCTTCACTTGCTGCTCTCAAGCTCGTTGATTCCCCGATTCTTTTCCTCGCTGTTTTTCATAAGGTCCTGAGATCTGAGCTAGCTCAGCTCCGCCGCCTGGCGGTGGAGGCCGTCTCCGGGAATGGCTCCCTTGGCCTTGACCTCGTTGACGAGCTTAGAAGGAGGTTTCAGTTCTTGAAACTAGTCTGTAAATACCATTGTGCTGCAGAAGATGAG gTCATCTTTCTTGCACTAGATGCACATGTGAAGAATGTGGTTTGTACATATTCACTCGAACATAGAAGCATAGATGATCTGTTTGTTTCTATCTTCCATTACTTGGATCTCCTGAAGAAGGAAAGTGAAAATTTGCTCAATTTGTTTAAAGAACTTATAATTTGCATAGGTACTTTGTGGACCATCATGAGTCAGCATATGCTGAAAGAAGAAGAGCAG ATTTTTCCTTTGTTGGTGCAGCAGTTTTCTCCCAAAGAACAGGCTAAGCTTGTATGGCAGTACCTGTGTAGTGTTCCTATTATTCTGCTGGAAGAATTCCTACCGTGGCTGACTACTACATTGTCTTCAGACCAAAAGAATGATTTTCTGGAATGCATATCGGTCATTGTACCTGATGAAAAACTACTTCAAGAG GTGGTCATCTACTGGCTTGAAAGTAACAAAAGTTGTCATTTTGAAGCACACAATAAATATGGAAAAGGCGCTCAAATTTATTATGGACCAGCCAATTTCAAGGGCATGCTCAAACTATATCCTCCAAAGATTCATTCCTCAGAAAATCAACTAAAAGGAACTTACTTGTGCCAACAAACTAGTACACATGGTCCTATTGATGGTATTAGTCTTTGGCATGCTGCCATCAGAAGAAATTTCAAGGAAATTTTAGCTGAGTTACATCAATTGCAAAACTCAAGTTCCATTATGTCCTTATCATCATTAGTAATCCAGTTAAAATTTTTTGTCGACATCCTTGCTTTCTACAG CTATGCATTGGATAAGTTATTTTACCCCTTGCTAGAAGAAATTGCTGAGACTGGTCTGTCTCCTTTCTATGATCATCTAATCCATGAAAGTCAAATTGAAGGTCTGACGAAGTTGCTATTTTCTAAACTGGAAGAGGGACTACAGAGCAATTTTATAGAAATGCTTTGTCAGGAACTAGAGTCTGTTGCAGGATTGATCAACAAAAGATTAATTATTCTTGAAAAAGAG GTTATTTCATTGATTAGTGAAACCTGCAGCCATGAATTGCAGATATGGTTATTATATAGCAGCTTGCATATGATGCCGCTTGGGTTGTTGAAGTGTATGGTTACCTGGTTCTCTTCTCATTTATCAGAGGACGAATACAAGGCTATTCTGAATAAAATAAAGATGGGAAATTCTGCAATGCATGGGCCCTTTGCATCTTTGTTAAGTGAGTGGATTCGGACAGGTTGCTCAGGCAAGATCTCTATTGAAAAGTTTGTAGAAGACTTGGAAGAACTATTCAGTAGCAGAAGCTATTTTTGCTCTGAACTGACCATGGAGAATTCCGGAAATTCTTGTTCCCAACTGGATAAGCAACCCTCTAACAAATGTTCTGCTGTTCAATTGGGTGCAAATTCTACCATGAAAGCCAACCACAATGTGTGTAACACCTTGACCATGATTGACAATGTGTCTTATTCTAATGGTATCAGTCTGCATATGTTCTTCTCAGACACATTGAAGAAGTTGGCATCCCTTCCTGAAACTGTGGAGTGCAGCAGCTCTTGCACCTCTGTCAATCTTGACCTTAGACCAATGGACTGCTTCTATCTTTTCCACAAAGCTCTTAAAAAGGATCTGGATTATCTGGTCTTTCTCTCAGGTAAATTAGGTGAAGATGTTGGAATTCTTACTGATTTTGAAAGACGCTTCCGGCTAGTAATGTTTCTATTTCAGAACCATAGTAATTCAGAGGATGAGATTGCCTTTCCTGCACTGGAATCAAAGGGAAAACTACAAAACATCAGCCACTCCTATGCAATTGATCATAGGTTTGAGGCTGAGCAATTCAATAAAATTTCACTTGTTCTTGATGAGATCTTCAAGTTGCAACTTCAAGTCGATAAACTGGACCAGAGAATGTTGAAATACAGTCAGTTGTGTTTGAAGTTGCACAGCGCATGCATCTCCATGTGTAAAGTACTTTCGGACCACATGCATCGTGAAGAAGTTGAACTTTGGCCACTGTTTAGTGAGTACTTTTCCATCAAGGAACAAGAAAAGATTTTGGGCCACATGCTTGGAAAAACAAAGGCAGAAATTCTACAAGAAATGATTCCTTGGCTAATGGAATCTTTAACAGAAGAAGAACAGCATGCTATGATGTCATTGTGGCGCAAGgccacaaaaaacaccaagttTGAAGAATGGCTTGGAGAATGGTGGGAAGGTATAAAGGAATATAGAACACCAAAGATAGAACAGAGACCAAATGCTTCTCATCCTCTGGATATTGATCCTCTGGAAGTTGTATCAACATATTTGATGAAAGGCAGAGTTGAGCTTCAAGAAGTCGGCAGCAACAAAGACACTGAACTGCAGAAAGATGGATATAGTGATTCTGAAATCAACACACTTGGCTTTATTAGTACAAATGAAACACAAGTTTCCAATAAAAACCAAAGTAGTTATCAATCTCAGGAAGTAGTTAAGCTTGCTAGTAAGATTGAGAAGAATAGGGACAGTAAAACATTTGATTGCACCACTCAAAATAACAGAGTGAGCCACATTGCATCAGAATCCCAAAAGCTGAAGGTAGAAGATGACTCTCTAGTGATCTCTCAAGAGGAGCTTCTAGCTGTAATAAGAAGAGTATCAAATGATTCTTCTTTGGATTCTAAGAAGAAACAATATATCATGCAGAGCTTGCTGATGAG TCAATGGATTGTCACCCAAAAGAAATCTCATTCAGTGGCTGTTGCTACAAATGAAAAGGAAGAAGCACTAGGTCTATCTCCAGCTTATCGGGATTCACAAAATCTAATTTTTGGCTGCAAGCATTACAAGAGGAATTGCAAACTTCTTGCTCCATGTTGCAATAAgttatatacatgcataaggTGTCATGATGAGCTGACAGATCACTCTTTGGACAG AAGAACTATTACCGAGATGATGTGCATGAAATGCTTACTAATTCAACCTATTGGTCCAAATTGTTCGACTCCAACTTGTAAGAAATTATTCATGGCAAGATACTATTGCAGGATCTGTAAATTGTTTGATGATGCAAA GCAAATATATCACTGCCCTTACTGTAATTTGTGTCGTGTTGGGAAAGGATTGGGCATTGACTACTTCCATTGTATGAATTGCAATGCTTGTATGTCACGGTCCCTTAGTGTGCATGTATGCAGAGAAAAGTGTTTTGAAGATAACTGCCCAATTTGCCATGagtatatttttacttcaaccTCTCCAGTTAAAGCACTTCCGTGTGGTCATGTGATGCACTCTGCATGTTTTCAG GACTACACCTGTACCCATTACATTTGTCCGATCTGTAGCAAGTCGCTGGGGGACATGCAG GTTTATTTTAAGATGTTGGATACATTATTGGCTGAGGAGAAAATTCCTGAGGAGTATGCTGGCCAGACTCAG GCTATACTGTGCAATGACTGTGAAAAGAGAG
- the LOC116010504 gene encoding zinc finger protein BRUTUS-like At1g18910 isoform X2, with the protein MGGGEPETEEDSLPPSLAALKLVDSPILFLAVFHKVLRSELAQLRRLAVEAVSGNGSLGLDLVDELRRRFQFLKLVCKYHCAAEDEVIFLALDAHVKNVVCTYSLEHRSIDDLFVSIFHYLDLLKKESENLLNLFKELIICIGTLWTIMSQHMLKEEEQIFPLLVQQFSPKEQAKLVWQYLCSVPIILLEEFLPWLTTTLSSDQKNDFLECISVIVPDEKLLQEVVIYWLESNKSCHFEAHNKYGKGAQIYYGPANFKGMLKLYPPKIHSSENQLKGTYLCQQTSTHGPIDGISLWHAAIRRNFKEILAELHQLQNSSSIMSLSSLVIQLKFFVDILAFYSYALDKLFYPLLEEIAETGLSPFYDHLIHESQIEGLTKLLFSKLEEGLQSNFIEMLCQELESVAGLINKRLIILEKEVISLISETCSHELQIWLLYSSLHMMPLGLLKCMVTWFSSHLSEDEYKAILNKIKMGNSAMHGPFASLLSEWIRTGCSGKISIEKFVEDLEELFSSRSYFCSELTMENSGNSCSQLDKQPSNKCSAVQLGANSTMKANHNVCNTLTMIDNVSYSNGISLHMFFSDTLKKLASLPETVECSSSCTSVNLDLRPMDCFYLFHKALKKDLDYLVFLSGKLGEDVGILTDFERRFRLVMFLFQNHSNSEDEIAFPALESKGKLQNISHSYAIDHRFEAEQFNKISLVLDEIFKLQLQVDKLDQRMLKYSQLCLKLHSACISMCKVLSDHMHREEVELWPLFSEYFSIKEQEKILGHMLGKTKAEILQEMIPWLMESLTEEEQHAMMSLWRKATKNTKFEEWLGEWWEGIKEYRTPKIEQRPNASHPLDIDPLEVVSTYLMKGRVELQEVGSNKDTELQKDGYSDSEINTLGFISTNETQVSNKNQSSYQSQEVVKLASKIEKNRDSKTFDCTTQNNRVSHIASESQKLKVEDDSLVISQEELLAVIRRVSNDSSLDSKKKQYIMQSLLMSQWIVTQKKSHSVAVATNEKEEALGLSPAYRDSQNLIFGCKHYKRNCKLLAPCCNKLYTCIRCHDELTDHSLDRRTITEMMCMKCLLIQPIGPNCSTPTCKKLFMARYYCRICKLFDDAKQIYHCPYCNLCRVGKGLGIDYFHCMNCNACMSRSLSVHVCREKCFEDNCPICHEYIFTSTSPVKALPCGHVMHSACFQDYTCTHYICPICSKSLGDMQVYFKMLDTLLAEEKIPEEYAGQTQAILCNDCEKRGTASFHWLYHKCSHCGSYNTRLI; encoded by the exons ATGGGCGGCGGAGAACCCGAGACGGAGGAGGATTCCCTGCCTCCTTCACTTGCTGCTCTCAAGCTCGTTGATTCCCCGATTCTTTTCCTCGCTGTTTTTCATAAGGTCCTGAGATCTGAGCTAGCTCAGCTCCGCCGCCTGGCGGTGGAGGCCGTCTCCGGGAATGGCTCCCTTGGCCTTGACCTCGTTGACGAGCTTAGAAGGAGGTTTCAGTTCTTGAAACTAGTCTGTAAATACCATTGTGCTGCAGAAGATGAG gTCATCTTTCTTGCACTAGATGCACATGTGAAGAATGTGGTTTGTACATATTCACTCGAACATAGAAGCATAGATGATCTGTTTGTTTCTATCTTCCATTACTTGGATCTCCTGAAGAAGGAAAGTGAAAATTTGCTCAATTTGTTTAAAGAACTTATAATTTGCATAGGTACTTTGTGGACCATCATGAGTCAGCATATGCTGAAAGAAGAAGAGCAG ATTTTTCCTTTGTTGGTGCAGCAGTTTTCTCCCAAAGAACAGGCTAAGCTTGTATGGCAGTACCTGTGTAGTGTTCCTATTATTCTGCTGGAAGAATTCCTACCGTGGCTGACTACTACATTGTCTTCAGACCAAAAGAATGATTTTCTGGAATGCATATCGGTCATTGTACCTGATGAAAAACTACTTCAAGAG GTGGTCATCTACTGGCTTGAAAGTAACAAAAGTTGTCATTTTGAAGCACACAATAAATATGGAAAAGGCGCTCAAATTTATTATGGACCAGCCAATTTCAAGGGCATGCTCAAACTATATCCTCCAAAGATTCATTCCTCAGAAAATCAACTAAAAGGAACTTACTTGTGCCAACAAACTAGTACACATGGTCCTATTGATGGTATTAGTCTTTGGCATGCTGCCATCAGAAGAAATTTCAAGGAAATTTTAGCTGAGTTACATCAATTGCAAAACTCAAGTTCCATTATGTCCTTATCATCATTAGTAATCCAGTTAAAATTTTTTGTCGACATCCTTGCTTTCTACAG CTATGCATTGGATAAGTTATTTTACCCCTTGCTAGAAGAAATTGCTGAGACTGGTCTGTCTCCTTTCTATGATCATCTAATCCATGAAAGTCAAATTGAAGGTCTGACGAAGTTGCTATTTTCTAAACTGGAAGAGGGACTACAGAGCAATTTTATAGAAATGCTTTGTCAGGAACTAGAGTCTGTTGCAGGATTGATCAACAAAAGATTAATTATTCTTGAAAAAGAG GTTATTTCATTGATTAGTGAAACCTGCAGCCATGAATTGCAGATATGGTTATTATATAGCAGCTTGCATATGATGCCGCTTGGGTTGTTGAAGTGTATGGTTACCTGGTTCTCTTCTCATTTATCAGAGGACGAATACAAGGCTATTCTGAATAAAATAAAGATGGGAAATTCTGCAATGCATGGGCCCTTTGCATCTTTGTTAAGTGAGTGGATTCGGACAGGTTGCTCAGGCAAGATCTCTATTGAAAAGTTTGTAGAAGACTTGGAAGAACTATTCAGTAGCAGAAGCTATTTTTGCTCTGAACTGACCATGGAGAATTCCGGAAATTCTTGTTCCCAACTGGATAAGCAACCCTCTAACAAATGTTCTGCTGTTCAATTGGGTGCAAATTCTACCATGAAAGCCAACCACAATGTGTGTAACACCTTGACCATGATTGACAATGTGTCTTATTCTAATGGTATCAGTCTGCATATGTTCTTCTCAGACACATTGAAGAAGTTGGCATCCCTTCCTGAAACTGTGGAGTGCAGCAGCTCTTGCACCTCTGTCAATCTTGACCTTAGACCAATGGACTGCTTCTATCTTTTCCACAAAGCTCTTAAAAAGGATCTGGATTATCTGGTCTTTCTCTCAGGTAAATTAGGTGAAGATGTTGGAATTCTTACTGATTTTGAAAGACGCTTCCGGCTAGTAATGTTTCTATTTCAGAACCATAGTAATTCAGAGGATGAGATTGCCTTTCCTGCACTGGAATCAAAGGGAAAACTACAAAACATCAGCCACTCCTATGCAATTGATCATAGGTTTGAGGCTGAGCAATTCAATAAAATTTCACTTGTTCTTGATGAGATCTTCAAGTTGCAACTTCAAGTCGATAAACTGGACCAGAGAATGTTGAAATACAGTCAGTTGTGTTTGAAGTTGCACAGCGCATGCATCTCCATGTGTAAAGTACTTTCGGACCACATGCATCGTGAAGAAGTTGAACTTTGGCCACTGTTTAGTGAGTACTTTTCCATCAAGGAACAAGAAAAGATTTTGGGCCACATGCTTGGAAAAACAAAGGCAGAAATTCTACAAGAAATGATTCCTTGGCTAATGGAATCTTTAACAGAAGAAGAACAGCATGCTATGATGTCATTGTGGCGCAAGgccacaaaaaacaccaagttTGAAGAATGGCTTGGAGAATGGTGGGAAGGTATAAAGGAATATAGAACACCAAAGATAGAACAGAGACCAAATGCTTCTCATCCTCTGGATATTGATCCTCTGGAAGTTGTATCAACATATTTGATGAAAGGCAGAGTTGAGCTTCAAGAAGTCGGCAGCAACAAAGACACTGAACTGCAGAAAGATGGATATAGTGATTCTGAAATCAACACACTTGGCTTTATTAGTACAAATGAAACACAAGTTTCCAATAAAAACCAAAGTAGTTATCAATCTCAGGAAGTAGTTAAGCTTGCTAGTAAGATTGAGAAGAATAGGGACAGTAAAACATTTGATTGCACCACTCAAAATAACAGAGTGAGCCACATTGCATCAGAATCCCAAAAGCTGAAGGTAGAAGATGACTCTCTAGTGATCTCTCAAGAGGAGCTTCTAGCTGTAATAAGAAGAGTATCAAATGATTCTTCTTTGGATTCTAAGAAGAAACAATATATCATGCAGAGCTTGCTGATGAG TCAATGGATTGTCACCCAAAAGAAATCTCATTCAGTGGCTGTTGCTACAAATGAAAAGGAAGAAGCACTAGGTCTATCTCCAGCTTATCGGGATTCACAAAATCTAATTTTTGGCTGCAAGCATTACAAGAGGAATTGCAAACTTCTTGCTCCATGTTGCAATAAgttatatacatgcataaggTGTCATGATGAGCTGACAGATCACTCTTTGGACAG AAGAACTATTACCGAGATGATGTGCATGAAATGCTTACTAATTCAACCTATTGGTCCAAATTGTTCGACTCCAACTTGTAAGAAATTATTCATGGCAAGATACTATTGCAGGATCTGTAAATTGTTTGATGATGCAAA GCAAATATATCACTGCCCTTACTGTAATTTGTGTCGTGTTGGGAAAGGATTGGGCATTGACTACTTCCATTGTATGAATTGCAATGCTTGTATGTCACGGTCCCTTAGTGTGCATGTATGCAGAGAAAAGTGTTTTGAAGATAACTGCCCAATTTGCCATGagtatatttttacttcaaccTCTCCAGTTAAAGCACTTCCGTGTGGTCATGTGATGCACTCTGCATGTTTTCAG GACTACACCTGTACCCATTACATTTGTCCGATCTGTAGCAAGTCGCTGGGGGACATGCAG GTTTATTTTAAGATGTTGGATACATTATTGGCTGAGGAGAAAATTCCTGAGGAGTATGCTGGCCAGACTCAG GCTATACTGTGCAATGACTGTGAAAAGAGAGGTACTGCTTCCTTCCACTGGCTCTATCACAAGTGCTCTCATTGTGGTTCATACAATACAAGACTCATTTGA